Proteins encoded in a region of the Babesia bovis T2Bo chromosome 4 map unlocalized Chr4_2, whole genome shotgun sequence genome:
- a CDS encoding Telomere recombination family protein: MDVLSGIQRVTPVRVTLTDTSIETLDLLKSHLSIPGNLIALPTETVYGLAANGLCEKSVLRIFEVKGRPLTDPVILHVPSFEDALSSIFDADLYTACVVLYLSLHFSPGPLTIITRGRSGIPRVVSANSGYPAVRCPNHPDAQAILKHIGFPLAAPSANKFGHISPTTADHVISEFKDVHMYVVDGGSCSLGLESTVAKLESTGDGISADDFLQRHGVTYKHLNAVVASIDLSITDPRSMIDAVMARCSGKIDMPLGFVEELVDHLWSRKDTTYRITILRPGFITEADLKNIFANSLFSVSVSRKTVYSSGTDVCDSPGMILTHYAPSVPTYLISGTVPLGTEKVPANRIVMIDSDGMFNDKSGLFLSYIALGSTDENMAHNLYGALREAEEAALCYNKPLGDLGATDTAIIVISYKDRGTELNATLRDRLIRASSGRTIGYTMDQSSLDFIL, encoded by the coding sequence ATGGATGTCTTATCTGGTATTCAAAGGGTCACCCCTGTGAGGGTAACCCTTACTGATACCTCCATAGAAACTCTGGATCTCTTGAAATCCCATTTATCTATTCCAGGCAACTTAATAGCATTACCAACAGAAACGGTTTATGGCTTGGCTGCCAATGGTTTGTGTGAGAAGTCTGTGTTACGTATATTTGAGGTCAAGGGTAGACCTCTTACTGACCCTGTTATACTTCACGTTCCAAGTTTTGAGGATGCATTATCTAGTATATTCGATGCCGACTTATACACTGCGTGCGTCGTGCTTTATTTATCATTGCATTTTTCTCCTGGTCCTTTAACTATAATAACGCGTGGTAGGTCTGGTATACCTCGTGTTGTTTCTGCCAACAGTGGTTATCCTGCTGTTCGTTGTCCTAACCATCCTGATGCTCAGGCTATTTTGAAGCACATTGGTTTTCCTCTTGCGGCTCCTTCTGCCAACAAGTTTGGTCACATAAGTCCTACAACAGCTGACCATGTTATTTCAGAATTTAAAGACGTCCACATGTATGTTGTTGATGGAGGTAGCTGCAGTCTTGGTCTCGAGTCTACAGTTGCTAAGTTGGAATCCACCGGCGACGGCATTAGTGCGGATGATTTTTTGCAACGTCATGGTGTGACGTACAAGCATTTGAATGCTGTTGTAGCTTCTATTGATCTTAGTATCACAGATCCTAGGTCTATGATTGACGCAGTGATGGCAAGATGCTCAGGTAAGATAGACATGCCACTTGGTTTTGTTGAAGAGCTGGTTGATCATCTTTGGTCCAGGAAAGACACTACCTATCGCATAACAATATTGCGTCCTGGTTTTATTACTGAAGCAGACCTAAAAAATATCTTTGCTAATTCCTTATTCAGTGTAAGCGTATCTCGCAAGACTGTGTACTCATCTGGGACTGATGTTTGTGACTCACCTGGTATGATATTAACTCACTATGCCCCTTCAGTGCCAACATATTTGATATCTGGTACTGTCCCACTTGGTACTGAGAAGGTACCTGCCAATCGCATTGTAATGATCGATTCCGATGGCATGTTTAATGACAAGTCCGGATTATTTTTATCGTATATCGCATTGGGAAGCACTGATGAGAACATGGCTCATAATCTCTACGGTGCTCTTCGTGAGGCTGAGGAGGCTGCTCTATGTTACAACAAGCCTTTGGGAGATCTTGGTGCAACAGATACGGCCATTATAGTAATCTCTTACAAGGATCGTGGAACTGAATTGAATGCTACATTGCGTGACCGTCTGATTCGGGCTTCATCTGGAAGGACCATCGGTTACACTATGGACCAATCAAGCCTAGACTTCATCTTATAG
- a CDS encoding MED6 mediator sub complex component family protein: protein MDGRQMSAAGCDDADEFINEYEAECQCEFIDPRFLATTALDSNHAALDYFYQSPFYQKYREGSLNELMRAGTEVDSQQVGLIFQVTYSNLNDVNEALANLPPLDEPARIQHYCNSTLFHITLFSRNLGQNGLTTTPIKVYYIIQGSIFLCPPFGSLLRHRLHESIQHFENFYDTLNDIVKWSSSHGYVWEPKKKILDPQIEMLCNKYNFKENEDENFIKDGNMHIFYLKPHESAAMRISQHEIKVLSKKLAELQELTMENTVSIGTPRSQESNETQTSLTL from the exons ATGGATGGCCGACAGATGTCGGCAGCCGGTTGTGACG ATGCTGACGAATTTATCAACGAATATGAAGCTGAATGTCAATGTGAATTCATTGACCCGAGATTCCTAGCAACAACTGCACTTGATAGTAATCATGCCGCCCTAGACTATTTCTATCAGAGCCCATTTTATCAAAAGTATCGGGAAGGCTCTCTAAATGAACTTATGAGAGCGGGAACTGAAGTAGATAG CCAACAAGTGGGACTCATCTTCCAAGTGACTTACAGTAACCTGAATGACGTTAACGAGGCATTAGCGAATCTACCACCCCTGGATGAACCAGCGAGAATACAGCATTACTGCAATTCAACCCTGTTTCATATAACACTCTTTTCCAGAAATCTGGGACAAAATGGACTTACAACAACCCCAATTAAG gtgtattatataatacaagGATCCATATTCTTGTGCCCACCTTTCGGTTCATTACTCAGACACCGCTTACATGAATCAATACAACATTTTGAAAATTTCTATGACACATTGAACGACATCGTCAAATGGTCATCATCACATGGTTATGTATGGGAACCAAAAAAGAAAATACTGGATCCACAAATTGAAATGCTGTGCAATAAGTACAACTTTAAAGAAAATGAGGACGAAAACTTTATCAAGGACG GTAACATGCATATATTCTACCTAAAACCACACGAGTCAGCAGCAATGCGCATCTCCCAGCATGAAATCAAAGTTTTGTCCAAGAAGCTTGCAGAATTGCAAGAATTAACAATGGAAAATACTGTGAGCATCGGAACGCCTAGATCACAGGAATCTAATGAAACACAAACCTCATTGACACTGTAA
- a CDS encoding Signal recognition particle 14kD family protein, which translates to MVLLNCDEFLKQLTAMIVADADNAPKTVRISYKRHIPNKKTWKNGKSSNMDSSMLEQEPVCLVRARLGDCKISTHVTVHQFDKFSNSINQISELLCLQEEELET; encoded by the exons ATGGTATTGTTGAACTGCGATGAATTTCTCAAGCAGCTGACTGCTATGATAGTGGCAGATGCAGATAATGCTCCAAAAACTGTTCGCATATCATATAAACGAC ACATACCAAATAAGAAAACGTGGAAGAATGGCAAAAGTTCGAACATGGATAGTTCCATGTTAGAACAGGAGCCCGTTTGCCTCGTCAGAGCCAGGTTAGGAGACTGCAAAATTAGCACACAT GTTACCGTACATCAGTTTGACAAATTTTCAAACTCAATCAATCAAATATCGGAGCTGCTATGCCTGCAAGAAGAGGAATTGGAAACGTAA
- a CDS encoding Non-histone chromosomal protein 6 family protein: MAGASDRTGVRRPRKAKKDPNAPKRALSSYMFFAKEKRVEIIAENPEIAKDVAAIGKMIGAAWNALSDEEKKPYERMSDEDRVRYEREKAEYAQRKV, translated from the coding sequence ATGGCTGGTGCTTCGGACCGTACTGGCGTGCGCAGACCTAGGAAGGCTAAGAAGGATCCCAACGCTCCTAAGCGTGCTTTATCTTCTTACATGTTTTTTGCTAAGGAGAAGCGTGTAGAGATAATTGCTGAGAACCCTGAGATCGCTAAGGACGTTGCTGCTATCGGTAAGATGATCGGTGCTGCTTGGAATGCTCTTTCTGATGAGGAGAAGAAGCCCTATGAGCGCATGTCTGATGAAGATCGTGTTAGGTACGAGCGTGAGAAGGCTGAGTACGCCCAGAGGAAGGTATGA
- a CDS encoding DEAD/DEAH box helicase family protein, with protein sequence MKKEMPTEADGAPKPTKSVYVPPSRRNKVDGSGSNSSAFSMGSRGPPRPVRNFNDDGRRNILDSSGLGDNSNQYPRRERFGERSFAGNRDHGSYPSPWATRDGRRYIRESEKEVFGEMDTCTHAGINFGSYENIPVEITGNQSQSIKPVEDFENGIHELLMVNILRVNYTKPTPIQKHSIPVIMAGRDLMACAQTGSGKTAAFLLPICTAMLKTGPPASRPMQSSYHSRQALPVCLVLSPTRELAMQTFTEARKFIYNTGIRAVVLYGGGEVRRQLYELERGCDICVATPGRLTDILERNRIGLHCVSYLVLDEADRMLDMGFAPQIRQVVEHSSMPQEGRQTVMFSATFPKEIQQLARDFLRDYLYLAVGRVGSTNEFIRQRLLYADQEQKLHYLVKLLRENTNGLVLIFVETKRRADMIESYLLKENFMAVNIHGDRSQQDREEALRLFKTGERPILVATDVAARGLDINNITHVINCDLPANIDDYVHRIGRTGRAGNVGVATSLVSEKDRSILKDLLALLEEANQEVPQWFEKLVASHPHSGGGRDYGKRASGGRMSRPFASRDVRAHPETVTYNQGNRGGGRSTHGFSQPSKGPGSQDHDDDWW encoded by the exons ATGAAAAAAGAAATGCCAACTGAGGCTGACGGTGCTCCAAAGCCTACTAAAAGTGTATATGTTCCACCTAGCCGTCGTAATAAAGTAGATGGCAGTGGAAGCAATAGTAGTGCCTTTTCTATGGGCAGTCGCGGTCCCCCTCGACCCGTTCGCAACTTTA ATGATGACGGCCGCCGTAACATTTTAGATTCATCGGGTCTTGGGGACAACTCTAATCAATACCCGCGTCGTGAGCGCTTTGGGGAGCGTTCCTTTGCTGGCAATCGTGACCATGGCTCTTATCCATCTCCTTGGGCCACTCGTGACGGCCGCCGTTACATTCGTGAATCTGAGAAGGAAGTTTTCGGTGAGATGGATACGTGTACTCATGCAGGAATTAACTTTGGATCATATGAGAACATTCCTGTAGAGATCACTGGAAACCAATCTCAGAGCATTAAGCCCGTAGAAGATTTTGAAAATGGCATTCACGAACTTCTTATGGTGAACATTCTTCGTGTGAATTACACTAAACCAACTCCGATTCAGAAGCATTCTATTCCAGTTATTATGGCTGGCCGTGATTTAATGGCTTGCGCTCAGACTGGTTCTGGTAAGACAGCTGCATTTTTACTTCCTATTTGTACTGCTATGTTGAAAACTGGCCCTCCTGCGAGTAGGCCAATGCAGAGCTCTTATCACTCTCGTCAAGCACTTCCTGTTTGCCTTGTACTATCTCCTACTCGTGAGTTGGCTATGCAGACATTTACTGAGGCTCGCAAGTTTATTTACAACACTGGTATTCGTGCTGTTGTGTTGTATGGTGGAGGTGAAGTTCGCAGGCAGCTTTATGAATTGGAGCGTGGTTGTGACATTTGTGTTGCAACCCCTGGTCGTCTTACTGACATTCTCGAACGCAACCGTATTGGTCTCCATTGTGTGAGTTATTTAGTATTGGATGAAGCCGATCGCATGCTTGACATGGGTTTCGCACCTCAGATTCGGCAAGTCGTTGAACATAGTAGCATGCCTCAGGAGGGTCGTCAGACCGTTATGTTCAGTGCTACTTTCCCTAAAGAGATTCAACAACTGGCTCGTGATTTCTTGCGTGATTACCTTTACCTGGCTGTTGGCCGTGTTGGTTCCACGAATGAGTTTATTCGTCAGCGTCTGTTATATGCTGACCAGGAGCAGAAGCTTCACTACTTGGTGAAGCTTCTTCGTGAAAACACTAACGGTCTCGTTCTCATTTTTGTGGAGACTAAGCGTCGTGCGGATATGATTGAATCTTACCTATTGAAGGAGAATTTCATGGCAGTTAATATCCACGGCGACCGCAGTCAGCAGGACCGTGAGGAGGCTTTGCGTTTATTCAAAACCGGCGAACGTCCCATTTTGGTTGCAACCGATGTCGCTGCCAGGGGATTGGATATTAACAACATTACTCACGTCATTAACTGTGACCTACCGGCTAACATTGACGACTACGTGCATCGCATTGGCCGTACCGGTCGTGCAGGAAATGTCGGTGTTGCCACATCTCTTGTCAGCGAAAAGGACCGCAGCATTTTGAAGGACTTATTAGCCTTATTGGAAGAGGCTAATCAGGAAGTTCCTCAATGGTTTGAGAAGCTCGTTGCATCCCATCCACATTCTGGTGGTGGTCGTGACTATGGCAAGCGTGCATCTGGTGGTCGTATGAGCCGTCCTTTTGCTTCTCGTGATGTCCGTGCCCATCCTGAGACAGTTACTTACAACCAAGGCAACAGAGGTGGTGGTCGCAGTACTCACGGATTCTCACAGCCATCTAAGGGTCCTGGATCTCAGGATCACGATGACGATTGGTGGTGA
- a CDS encoding phospholipid-translocating P-type ATPase flippase family protein, with translation MKSLLSYFSKKKEETVRSVNINDYQDTSFITNNVRTTKYTLYSFPFKNLFEQLHEPSNLYFVFIAILQLIPKISSTHGIPIMLLPLSIVMLGNAAKDAYEDYRRYLNDNEVNYSIANVVMNPKLTKHDETIKYEKPANADADIVNAVEKKLIVNAKWQALEVGEIVVLQNGDTIPADMVLIGSSEINGVAFVETSCLDGESNLKKKEAVLKLAEYLTRDINTTLNKVQNITGRLTCEPPNQNLITFDGSLHYKIQDPEYTNQSKSKTKAEVTAPSAKRSTGDKLDQFGYTETSISMLQLLLRGCKLRNTKWAIGIIVYSGHETKIYKNIPSTPHKVSNLSKIMVRLTFIVWVVQIVFCSIAAIWTIYRHYYQMDQQMPYLTSKGDDHSMLYVFTVSFFSWIAISATFVPISTIVSMNVARIAQAFFINADADMYYDELNMYAAARTTSLNEDLGQVHYLFSDKTGTLTCNKMVFRKFAAAGRSYGKGYTDIRRFVLSRQGAILEPEPENPYYTKASHVNLVDDELFKQLKTPSDPRHTHLVEFFMHLVCNNAVLTDIQESGDVQYNSQSPDELCFVHAAKFADFKLMDKTSNSITLSVFGRKMHVRTLANIEFDYIRRCSSAIIAFPKDPKTHLEDPDLNKFRIILFCKGGDNVMLNKLKNKSEMDKDTISHCEQYCRDGLRTLVFAKRELTTQEFNDWNQKYIEAQGNILNREESVARCATLIEQQLELQGITGIEDKLQDGVGEAIELLGYAGINVWMLTGDNLETAINIGIATNLLRNFSQRIDLHSGVCPKEQMGAKVREWLNKVKSGSDNAIHRCVVIDGIATNELTKEHIVDDFIELCTHCHSAICCRMTPAHKGLFVSLFKKKLGTVMMAIGDGGNDCNMIQTADVGIGIKGKEGLQAYNVSDYGIGQFRFLVPLILDHGRNCYRRIAKTVAYMFYKNITLIMPIFFYGYLSLFSGQRILLEVLVALYNVLFTGISVILVGSIDRDIDRSLSYQYPHVYQLGQRNYYLNPKVFLGWLFNSFIHAVVIFFVVTFGLSDRYTLPGGSGMPLNSQQLGVGMMLIVMVIVSSKLIMETWFYTRLTTATYLFSFFNFLLCIYVVSLSSKLGSALLGGAMILMSNGRFWIVLLTSTMAALYRDYLTKVIHYSFMPHYYQYVQRKEYLATELPSFTESH, from the exons ATGAAGTCGCTGTTGAGCTATTTTTCAAAAAAGAA GGAGGAAACAGTACGAAGTGTCAATATTAACGACTACCAAGACACCTCCTTCATTACAAACAATGTCAGAACCACAAAGTATACGCTATATTCATTTCCATTCAAAAATCTTTTTGAACAACTTCATGAACCTTCGAATCTTTATTTTGTCTTCATTGCGATTCTGCAGTTGATACCAAAG ATATCGTCAACTCATGGTATACCGATTATGCTACTGCCACTGTCTATTGTCATGTTAGGAAATGCTGCTAAAGATGCATATGAAGATTATAGGAGGTACCTAAATGATAACGAGGTTAATTACAGTATTGCTAACGTTGTCATGAACCCAAAGCTTACCAAACATGATGAGACAATAAAGTATGAAAAGCCAGCTAACGCAGATGCGGATATTGTCAATGCTGTTGAGAAGAAGTTGATTGTAAATGCAAAGTGGCAAGCATTGGAAGTAGGAGAAATCGTTGTGTTACAAAATGGTGATACCATACCAGCAGACATGGTTCTCATCGGTTCCTCAGAAATTAATGGTGTAGCTTTTGTTGAAACGTCATGCCTAGACGGTGAAAGTAAtttgaagaagaaggaggCTGTGCTTAAGCTTGCAGAATATCTAACAAGGGATATCAACACCACCCTAAACAAAGTGCAGAACATTACCGGCAGGCTAACGTGTGAACCACCAAACCAGAATTTGATCACATTCGATGGGTCACTCCACTACAAAATCCAAGATCCGGAATATACGAACCAATCCAAATCGAAGACTAAAGCTGAAGTGACCGCGCCATCCGCTAAACGTTCAACTGGTGATAAATTAGATCAATTTGGCTACACAGAAACGTCTATATCAATGCTCCAACTTTTACTCAGGGGATGTAAATTGCGTAATACGAAATGGGCAATCGGTATCATTGTATACAGCGGTCATGAAaccaaaatatacaaaaacataCCCAGTACCCCTCACAAAGTTAGCAATTTAAGTAAGATCATGGTCCGTCTAACTTTCATTGTATGGGTTGTCCAAATTGTATTCTGCTCCATTGCAGCTATATGGACGATATATCGACATTATTACCAAATGGATCAACAGATGCCGTACTTAACAAGCAAGGGAGATGACCATTCAATGTTGTACGTCTTCACAGTCTCATTTTTCAGCTGGATTGCCATATCAGCAACCTTTGTGCCAATTAGTACCATCGTTAGTATGAATGTCGCAAGGATAGCTCAGGCATTTTTCATCAATGCAGATGCGGATATGTACTATGACGAATTGAATATGTACGCAGCTGCGAGGACGACCTCCTTAAATGAGGACCTTGGACAAGTGCATTACTTGTTTTCAGACAAAACAGGTACACTAACATGTAACAAGATGGTTTTCCGTAAGTTCGCAGCGGCAGGAAGATCATATGGTAAGGGATATACCGATATTAGGAGGTTTGTACTGAGTCGGCAAGGTGCAATTCTAGAACCGGAACCCGAAAATCCTTACTACACTAAAGCATCTCATGTGAACCTAGTAGATGATGAACTATTTAAACAACTCAAAACACCCAGTGATCCAagacatacacatttagtGGAATTCTTCATGCACCTTGTCTGTAACAATGCGGTACTTACCGATATACAGGAATCTGGTGATGTGCAGTATAATTCACAAAGTCCTGATGAACTGTGTTTTGTACATGCCGCCAAATTTGCTGATTTCAAGCTTATGGATAAAACTAGCAATTCCATAACATTGAGTGTATTTGGGCGCAAAATGCATGTGCGCACTTTGGCTAATATAGAGTTTGATTATATTAGGAGATGTAGCTCGGCTATTATAGCCTTCCCTAAGGACCCAAAGACACACCTCGAGGACCCTGATCTTAATAAATTCAGGATCATTCTGTTCTGTAAAGGTGGAGATAACGTAATGTTGAATAAACTTAAAAATAAGTCTGAAATGGACAAAGACACAATTTCACATTGTGAACAATATTGTCGTGATGGTCTGCGCACGTTGGTGTTTGCCAAACGTGAACTCACTACCCAAGAATTCAATGATTGGAACCAAAAGTATATCGAAGCACAGggaaatattttaaatcgTGAAGAATCGGTAGCCCGCTGTGCAACACTTATAGAACAACAGCTAGAGCTACAAGGTATAACTGGTATTGAAGACAAGCTCCAAGATGGTGTCGGCGAGGCAATTGAACTCTTAGGCTATGCTGGTATCAATGTTTGGATGCTTACAGGTGATAACCTTGAGACTGCCATTAATATTGGTATCGCAACAAACTTGCTGCGTAATTTCTCGCAACGCATTGATCTACACTCAGGAGTATGTCCAAAGGAACAAATGGGTGCCAAGGTTCGTGAGTGGCTCAATAAAGTAAAATCTGGATCTGATAACGCCATCCATAGGTGTGTCGTTATCGACGGTATAGCGACTAACGAACTGACTAAAGAACACATTGTCGACGATTTTATTGAACTTTGTACGCATTGCCACTCTGCAATCTGCTGCCGTATGACACCAGCGCATAAAGGACTGTTTGTCAGCCTTTTCAAAAAGAAACTAGGCACTGTTATGATGGCTATAGGCGATGGTGGTAACGATTGCAACATGATTCAAACCGCCGACGTGGGTATTGGTATCAAGGGTAAAGAGGGATTGCAAGCCTATAACGTTTCCGATTATGGTATCGGGCAATTCCGGTTTTTGGTACCATTGATTCTGGATCATGGACGCAATTGCTATCGCAGAATTGCCAAAACGGTGGCTTACATGTTCTATAAGAATATTACTCTCATCATGCCCATATTCTTCTATGGTTACTTGTCTTTGTTCAGCGGGCAGCGCATTCTCCTAGAAGTATTAGTTGCACTTTACAACGTGTTGTTCACAGGAATCAGTGTTATTCTTGTTGGATCGATCGACCGCGATATTGATAGGTCTTTGAGTTATCAATACCCTCACGTCTATCAATTAGGACAACGTAATTACTATCTCAATCCTAAGGTCTTCCTTGGATGGTTATTTAACAGCTTTATACACGCCGTTGTGATCTTTTTCGTCGTGACATTTGGTCTCAGCGACAGGTATACATTGCCCGGTGGATCTGGAATGCCACTTAACAGTCAACAGCTGGGTGTAGGCATGATGCTTATTGTTATGGTTATCGTAAGTAGTAAATTGATCATGGAAACTTGGTTCTATACACGACTAACAACGGCAACGTACCTATTCAGCTTTTTCAACTTTTTGCTGTGTATATACGTTGTATCACTATCATCCAAATTGGGAAGCGCTCTATTAGGTGGTGCAATGATCCTCATGAGTAATGGAAGATTTTGGATAGTGTTACTCACCTCTACCATGGCTGCCTTGTATCGTGACTACTTAACCAAGGTGATACACTACTCATTCATGCCTCATTACTATCAATATGTGCAGCGCAAAGAGTACCTTGCAACAGAATTACCCTCATTCACTGAATCGCATTGA
- a CDS encoding ATPase associated with various cellular activities (AAA) family protein: MDREFDFEIHLSDLEDRDSYDYENISDSMTPEGEPTCDIKHGNLIVEVDGKKFYQSVTKGIDLIQIGDSVDVVVQFLSEERRITRLAKIAAIFQDETDELFAEVAYYYDANDKIPGITADFSTQRRSGNEAKDKWQGFTHHNEVIASNLFQCVTAEAIDDIVQVHSSLEEYQAAVEEQDDEYGHVFCNKMCYKESHAIKPFDIKTKWNDILLESSEYNRVYLLAKGDATELKAFQNEYILGREHEANQIRTFIETGIKQGGTGQLLYISGVPGTGKTATVNMVVKEISNKKHSGKLPWFELVEINGVNLVDPNDFYRVLYKKIFKKKSPHHINAYKQLDKFFENNKTPIVIIVDEADYIVTKKQKVLFTIFNWPQRKNSKLIVVIVSNTMDLPSKMKASCVSRLAFGTLVFQPYKYQQILAVLSANKDIANNIDDLALQLCARRVTNYSGDMRKAMQICKLALSLANNGKVTTADMNRVSNMVLSSAVIEALRHSSKPLACLLVAMVLELKDTQLNVACARKVYDAFRGMMAVLEPDIKATISINSFKKLLVSAATSGIISLEPTVFTSVAPGRKVQIDPVISEELGDTGIVPEVDVGQIVTALSRDPFWEQRLRDL; the protein is encoded by the exons ATGGACAGGGAATTCGATTTTGAAATACACCTCTCAGATCTAGAGGATCGAGATTCCTATGattatgaaaatatatcagATAGTATGACACCGGAAGGTGAACCAACATGCGATATTAAGCATGGAAACCTAATAGTAGAAGTAGATGGAAAGAAATTCTATCAATCGGTGACCAAAGGAATAGATTTAATACAAATAGGAGATTCAGTGGATGTGGTAGTGCAGTTCCTGTCAGAGGAAAGACGTATAACACGCCTAG caAAAATAGCGGCAATATTCCAAGATGAAACTGATGAGTTATTTGCCGAAGTGGCATACTACTACGATGCAAACGATAAAATACCAGGAATAACAGCTGACTTCTCAACGCAACGACGCAGTGGTAACGAGGCTAAGGATAAATGGCAAGGGTTCACCCATCATAATGAAGTTATTGCATCTAATCTG TTCCAATGCGTCACTGCAGAAGCTATAGACGATATAGTACAAGTACACAGTTCACTAGAAGAATATCAAGCAGCAGTAGAAGAACAAGATGATGAATACGGACATGTATTCTGCAATAAAATGTGCTACAAAGAGTCACACGCAATAAAACCATTTGATATAAAGACAAAATGGAATGATATATTGCTTGAATCAAGCGAGTATAATAGGGTATACCTCTTGGCAAAAGGGGATGCTACAGAACTAAAGGCATTCCAGAATGAGTACATCCTGGGAAG AGAACATGAAGCCAACCAAATAAGAACATTCATAGAAACCGGAATTAAACAAGGAGGTACAGGACAGTTACTAT ATATCAGCGGTGTGCCAGGAACTGGAAAAACAGCCACAGTTAACATGGTAGTAAAAGAAATATCAAATAAAAAACATAGCGGGAAATTGCCATGGTTTGAATTAGTTGAAATAAATGGTGTCAACCTAGTTGACCCAAATGATTTCTATCGAGTGCTATATAAAAAG ATATTCAAAAAGAAGTCGCCACACCATATCAACGCATACAAACAACTCGATAAGTTCTTTGAGAACAACAAAACACCAAT TGTAATAATAGTGGATGAAGCGGATTATATAGTAAcgaaaaaacaaaaggtaCTATTCACAATATTCAATTGGCCACAAAGGAAGAATTCGAAACTTATTGTAGTTATTGTCTCGAATACGATGGACCTGCCAAGCAAAATGAAAGCGTCATGCGTAAGCAGATTGGCATTCGGTACACTGGTGTTCCAGCCGTACAAGTACCAACAGATATTAGCAGTACTGTCGGCTAATAaggatatcgcaaataaTATTGACGATTTGGCACTGCAACTATGCGCCAGAAGAGTTACGAACTATAGTGGTGATATGAGAAAAGCAATGCAAATATGTAAACTCGCTTTGTCATTAGCAAATAACGGAAAGGTAACCACCGCTGATATGAATCGTGTATCAAATATGGTATTAAGCTCAGCAGTAATAGAAGCATTAAGGCACTCATCAAAACCTTTGGCATGCCTTCTGGTGGCCATGGTACTAGAACTTAAAGATACACAACTCAACGTTGCTTGCGCAAGAAAAGTATACGATGCATTTAGAGGGATGATGGCAGTATTGGAACCTGATATAAAAGCTACGATATCAATAAACTCATTCAAAAAACTACTAGTATCTGCCGCAACATCAGGTATCATCTCATTGGAACCAACAGTATTCACATCCGTTGCTCCAGGTAGAAAAGTGCAAATTGATCCCGTAATATCCGAAGAATTGGGAGATACAGGGATAGTACCAGAAGTAGATGTCGGCCAAATTGTTACCGCGCTTTCAAGGGACCCGTTCTGGGAACAACGACTACGTGATCTGTAG